Below is a window of Longimicrobiaceae bacterium DNA.
GCTCTGCTGATGCAATCGCCGCACATCACCTAGCTTATCTCTCGGTCGCACCAGGCTCAACGCGGCTACGGTTACTCGAATCGCTGTTTTAAGCGGAGCGGAGGGGCACCTCGCCCTACCGCTCGGCCAGCTTCGCACCTTCCGCCAGCACCGGCAGGGCGCGGACGACGCAGAGGATGATGGCGAGGTAGGCGCTGACTTCGCCGGCGATGCGGATGTAGGTGCGGGCGTTGGGGGGGATCTGGGAGGCGTAGGCGAGGATGAGGAGCGCGAAGGCGGCGGCCTTGGCGAAGCCGTAGAGGTTGCGGCTCGCGCGCGAGGCGACGATGAAGCGGCCGAGGGGCGAGGTCATCATCGTCGTGTCGCCGAAGGCGGTCTGGCCCTGCTCGAACGCCAAGGAGCGCGCGCCGTCCACCAGGAAGCCGCGCGCGGCCACGATCAGCGGCATCCACACCGGGATCCAGCCGAGCGCGGCGAAGGCGATCCAGTACGTCATCTCCACGATGCGGTCTGTGAGGATG
It encodes the following:
- a CDS encoding CDP-alcohol phosphatidyltransferase family protein — translated: MPADTPLPAHTPAKPQPAGRFRLRTWANAVALTRGLLAFAVVAMLYAGRELYVAACAITLVAIWMDALDGWVARRLGEVSKFGAVLDILTDRIVEMTYWIAFAALGWIPVWMPLIVAARGFLVDGARSLAFEQGQTAFGDTTMMTSPLGRFIVASRASRNLYGFAKAAAFALLILAYASQIPPNARTYIRIAGEVSAYLAIILCVVRALPVLAEGAKLAER